A region from the Geobacter benzoatilyticus genome encodes:
- a CDS encoding glycosyltransferase family 2 protein, whose amino-acid sequence MVDGNRPQVSIIIPLYRRTGWIGKCLAALSCQNFDGIFEVIVIDDGSPNKEEIEGLVDEARQFLGERLSFARKENGGPAAARNFGARFASGELFCFLDDDSVPDPSWLREIVRSFGESGVGLVCGRTIAYQRKAALPLLLERTVYSGKCWATNNIAYRRDVFESLNGFDEAFPEPSWEDNDLGLRARWAGFRHEYNPQALIFHPHEETIDEYRLKCRLNGRGAAAFSRKYLFRKPLWGLATPFLMSRRLVYGILPSVWRGGLTEQYVQFLWSLFSLQGFWGACWSNKAYGKNQKG is encoded by the coding sequence ATGGTTGATGGTAATCGTCCGCAAGTTTCAATCATTATTCCTTTGTACCGAAGAACAGGGTGGATCGGTAAATGCCTTGCCGCGCTTTCGTGCCAGAACTTTGACGGTATCTTTGAAGTTATTGTCATTGATGACGGCTCGCCTAATAAAGAAGAAATAGAAGGGCTTGTCGACGAAGCGCGGCAGTTTCTTGGCGAGCGTCTCTCGTTTGCACGAAAGGAAAATGGCGGTCCGGCCGCGGCGCGAAACTTCGGGGCACGGTTTGCTTCAGGCGAATTGTTCTGTTTCCTTGATGATGACTCGGTGCCCGACCCCAGCTGGCTTCGAGAGATTGTCCGATCTTTCGGCGAATCTGGTGTTGGCCTGGTTTGCGGGCGAACTATTGCCTATCAACGCAAAGCGGCACTACCTTTGCTTCTGGAAAGAACAGTTTACTCAGGTAAGTGCTGGGCCACGAACAATATAGCCTATCGTCGAGATGTGTTCGAATCTCTAAATGGTTTTGATGAAGCATTTCCCGAACCGAGTTGGGAGGACAATGATCTGGGGTTGCGCGCCCGGTGGGCCGGTTTTAGGCACGAGTATAATCCGCAGGCTCTCATTTTTCATCCACACGAAGAGACCATCGACGAGTATCGTCTGAAGTGTCGGCTTAATGGGCGCGGTGCCGCAGCGTTCAGTCGCAAATATCTGTTCAGAAAGCCGTTATGGGGCCTTGCGACTCCATTTCTGATGTCGAGGCGCCTTGTCTATGGAATATTACCGTCGGTGTGGCGGGGCGGGCTGACCGAGCAGTATGTTCAGTTTCTCTGGTCGCTCTTCTCGCTTCAGGGCTTTTGGGGAGCATGTTGGAGCAATAAGGCATATGGAAAGAACCAGAAGGGTTAA